The genomic stretch AAAAATGAGTAAGTCACAGAAAAgaggagaaaaaatagttgaaatagaGTTAATGAATTATGAGATCCACTTTCCAAATGAATgtttagaaagtttctatttttaagaaccaatccaaaatgaaaataattatattttaagagATGAaggtagtattatttttggttTATATTTTTACGCTAGGACTATTGTTAATAGTCATCAATTTTGAGTATGAAAAGCTCATATCTGAAGGTATTAATCGCGAGAATAATTGCCACACGGAAGTGGGACCCGGCTGGCTGCTGAAGGACACGATGTAATGAGTTGGCTTTGTGGCCACATCAGTCACACTCCCAAAGTTGGGGTCCAATAACCAGTGGGTAACGTTGTTCAACCCACCCTCCTCTCCACGTGGCCTGCCACCTCATCTCTGAAACTTCTATTGTTTCTATGGGCTATGTCACACGTCACTTTCATTTCTCCCAAACTTTTGGCAGATCTTTACTGtcgatttttttttaccttGATGGTAAGAATTCCATGTAAAAAACTCcgttttataattttgattacAAAAGAAAGATTTTTAGATgtgatttcattttcttttttttttggcggagtattgattaattaaaaaaaatattagtcgGTCGTTTCTTCTTTATAATTTAAGATATTgaatgatgattttttttattttatttattagtgATGATAGATCATATGATCCGCGTAATCATATGCATATAAtgatataaattataatcatcTTGCACTTTCACATTTCTTCTCTTTCCTTTTTGCTTCTTAAGAAAAAAGTTTTTCTTCAAAAAGGAAACAATACAATATATTAGTCATGTTAAtcaatactactattattcttCAAAAAGTTATTTCATACATAACTATATATTCATTCACACCATTACTTTATGAACATAAACTATATTACTTGTAGGATGGAAAATTCCTTCGCTTATCTCTCACCTACATATACTTTCTAAGTATTAAATATACTACGATTCCAAAAGCCATAATAAGAAAAGGCAACCTCAAATATTTAACACCCGAAAGGGCCAACCccaatttgatattttttttaagtacaCCACAATCAAGTAAGACCTTAAATTTAAGAACAATCAACCCGATGattagaataatctaaaaagaaattttggcttaattatgattttgaaaaaaaaaaattggcccCACTTCCCAAAGTCATTAACTATCATATGCAACTCTCTTGAGCCTTGGACACATCTCTCTATTTAAACCCCCCTTCTCCCCCTCCCCCCTATTTCTCATCATCCCAATCAACAACATTTCCATCAACAAAATACACTCAAAAACAACCAACTCCTCATCCCTTCTCACTCATACAAAAGCATTCAACTTATAACCATCAAAAAATCCATCATTCCCGAACACGACAAGAAAAATGTTTAACTTCTCAGATAGTAGCAACACACTCTCCCGGCGGTGCGTGTGGGTGAATGGCCCCGTGATAGTAGGGGCCGGCCCTTCAGGCCTGGCCGTGGCGGCCGGCCTCAAAAGGCAAGGCGTACCGTTTGTGATCGTGGAACGGTCCGACTGCATTGCCTCCCTATGGCAAAAGCACACCTACGACCGCCTGAAGCTCCACCTCCCGAAGCAGTTCTGCCAGCTCCCGGACTTCCCCTTCCCCGACCACTACCCACGCTACCCGAACAAGCGGCAATTCGTCGAATACATGGAGTCCTACGCCACCCACTTCGACATCAACCCGCACTTCAACGAGTCAGTCGAGACCGCCAAGTACGACGAAGCCTGCCGCCTCTGGCGCGTCAggaccgccggaaccggcggcgAGGTCGAGTACATCTGCCAGTGGCTCGTCGTGGCCACCGGCGAGAACGCCGAGAGCGTCATCCCCGACATCCCGGGGCTTGACGAGTTCGGCGGCGAGGTCATCCACGCCTGCGATTACAAATCCGGCGACAAATTCAAGGGACAGAGAGTCCTCGTCGTCGGCTGCGGAAACTCCGGCATGGAAGTCTCCCTCGATCTCTGCGATCACCACGCCAAGCCAGCCATGGTCGTTCGTGCCGCGGTAAGAAAACTTAATTCGAAATctgatcaatttttttttttcaattcgctaatttttttatggaaatgattgTAATTACAGGTTCATGTTCTTCCGAGAGAAATAATGGGGAAATCGACGTTCGAGCTAGCGATGCTGCTAATGAGATGGCTGCCGTTGTGGATTGTGGATAAGCTAGTGCTATTTTTGGCGTGGATGGTGCTCGGAAACATGGAGAAATACGGGCTGAAACGGCCCTCGACAGGGCCGTTGGAGCTGAAAAACAAGTACGGAAAAACTCCGGTCCTCGACGTGGGGGCGTTAGAGAAGATCAGATCCCGGGAAATTGAAGTGGTCCCCGGGATCACGAGCTTCTCTAAGGCCGGAGTCGAGCTGGTTACCGGAGAGAAAAAGATGATCGACTCTGTAATCCTAGCCACTGGCTACCGTAGCAATGTCCCTTATTGGCTACAGGTGAGAAATTAGGATCACTCATTTGATTTTATATCTTTATGTTTTGAGGATTAAATGCTaaattatttatgttaatttcTTCAGGAGAGTGAGATGTTTGGGAAAAATGGATTTCCTAAGAATCCATTTCCAAATGGCTGGAAGGGTGAAGGTGGGATTTATGCAGTTGGATTCACAAGGAGAGGGCTGGCTGGGGCATCTGCTGATGCAGTCAGAGT from Salvia splendens isolate huo1 chromosome 4, SspV2, whole genome shotgun sequence encodes the following:
- the LOC121799257 gene encoding probable indole-3-pyruvate monooxygenase YUCCA9; this translates as MFNFSDSSNTLSRRCVWVNGPVIVGAGPSGLAVAAGLKRQGVPFVIVERSDCIASLWQKHTYDRLKLHLPKQFCQLPDFPFPDHYPRYPNKRQFVEYMESYATHFDINPHFNESVETAKYDEACRLWRVRTAGTGGEVEYICQWLVVATGENAESVIPDIPGLDEFGGEVIHACDYKSGDKFKGQRVLVVGCGNSGMEVSLDLCDHHAKPAMVVRAAVHVLPREIMGKSTFELAMLLMRWLPLWIVDKLVLFLAWMVLGNMEKYGLKRPSTGPLELKNKYGKTPVLDVGALEKIRSREIEVVPGITSFSKAGVELVTGEKKMIDSVILATGYRSNVPYWLQESEMFGKNGFPKNPFPNGWKGEGGIYAVGFTRRGLAGASADAVRVSQDIAKIWKDDLKQKRQKVPTHRRCISTF